A single region of the Desulfonatronovibrio hydrogenovorans DSM 9292 genome encodes:
- a CDS encoding spermine synthase: MNRTVSLHILAVLMLGIVSQTAQVLILRELLMVFHGNELSMGIILCAWLSWVGAGSFLGARLTRPGSSITSLFRASTAGVVMILPLTILLIRILRGMFNIPPGAYLSVWDMFVSCFVLMGPVCLLLGAQFVILARIWREKDAAPDTSGAAKTYVVEAAGNMLGGLLFTLVMVRYFNSFQTGLIITLCMLLPALFLAGPTREKTSLTIQRAGVWAVCTFLVSVPLFFLLEKMDSLAWTVQWQHMTPQHELAGTYQSKHGNITVLKRHDQYSFFQSGHLVFSTAGPETMLPGLEQQEAVVFAHLAMVQHPEPKSVLLIGGGLRGVLAETARHPVRKIDYIELDPVLTRAVLDHAGTDILKVLQDPRITLIHTDARLYVKKARKKYDMIIIDVPDPATAVLNRYYTREFFQEARQLLNPGGVLATGLVSTPDLRTKGVAHRNAATYHTLASVFARVLPVGDRFLFYFATDTPEHISPDPDLLAKRYLERNINAQGFSALHFHVLLEDAQLRRVNWIIRNHGRNPLDHIHGPGLAPISPEPVSRQELAEKDLPPVQSRYFINSDLKPIGYFYTLMFWNELTGSGQNNILETFLKVRPWWALPLTILPLAAIWSFRLLAPRLPARLDTLAAVLFTAFTTGFSTMALQMALLFSFQSIYGFIYETVGLIMGLFMLGLALGAWTTQSLAGSRADLSTLALVQVLMAACAGAMALVLPQVAALEFPVLIFVLFSGLTFTAGFINGIDFPLTMACYQKLGPGAEKSAGAVYGTELMGACTGAVLAGAIVIPVLGVTACCLMAALAGAAAFTALKICRRPDV, from the coding sequence ATGAACCGGACAGTATCTCTGCACATTCTGGCAGTGCTCATGCTGGGCATTGTCTCCCAGACCGCTCAGGTCCTGATCCTGAGGGAACTGCTCATGGTCTTCCATGGCAATGAACTGTCCATGGGCATCATCCTCTGCGCCTGGCTGAGCTGGGTCGGGGCAGGGAGCTTTCTTGGCGCCAGGCTGACCAGACCCGGCAGCAGCATCACCTCCCTTTTCCGGGCAAGCACGGCCGGGGTGGTCATGATTCTGCCCCTGACCATCCTGCTCATCCGCATCCTGCGGGGCATGTTCAATATCCCTCCAGGAGCATATTTATCAGTATGGGACATGTTTGTGTCCTGCTTTGTGCTCATGGGGCCGGTCTGCCTGCTGCTGGGGGCCCAGTTCGTCATCCTGGCCAGGATCTGGCGGGAAAAAGACGCTGCACCAGACACCTCAGGAGCGGCCAAGACATATGTGGTTGAAGCTGCAGGCAACATGCTGGGCGGTCTGTTATTCACCCTGGTCATGGTCCGCTACTTCAACTCCTTTCAAACCGGACTGATCATCACCTTATGCATGCTGCTGCCAGCCCTTTTTCTGGCCGGACCCACCAGAGAAAAAACCAGCCTGACCATTCAGCGGGCCGGTGTCTGGGCTGTCTGCACTTTCCTGGTGAGTGTGCCTCTTTTTTTCCTCCTGGAAAAAATGGACAGCCTGGCCTGGACAGTTCAGTGGCAGCACATGACCCCTCAACATGAACTGGCCGGCACCTACCAGTCCAAGCATGGCAATATAACCGTCCTTAAGCGGCACGATCAGTACAGTTTTTTCCAGAGTGGTCATCTGGTCTTCAGTACTGCCGGACCTGAGACAATGCTTCCCGGACTTGAACAGCAGGAAGCAGTGGTGTTTGCCCACCTGGCCATGGTCCAGCATCCTGAGCCAAAATCAGTCCTGCTCATTGGAGGCGGCCTGCGCGGGGTCCTGGCTGAAACAGCCAGGCATCCGGTCCGCAAAATCGACTATATAGAGCTTGACCCGGTCCTGACCAGGGCTGTCCTGGATCATGCTGGAACAGACATCCTGAAGGTCCTGCAGGACCCCAGGATTACTCTGATTCATACCGATGCCAGACTGTACGTCAAAAAAGCCAGAAAAAAATACGACATGATTATTATTGATGTCCCGGACCCGGCCACAGCAGTCCTCAACCGGTACTACACCCGGGAATTCTTCCAGGAAGCCCGGCAATTACTCAACCCCGGCGGAGTGCTGGCCACCGGCCTGGTATCCACACCTGACCTGCGGACAAAGGGAGTAGCCCATCGCAATGCAGCCACCTATCACACCCTGGCTTCGGTCTTTGCCAGGGTCCTGCCTGTGGGCGACAGATTCTTATTCTACTTTGCCACAGACACCCCGGAACATATTTCCCCTGACCCGGACCTCCTGGCCAAAAGATACCTTGAACGGAACATAAATGCCCAAGGTTTTTCAGCCCTGCACTTTCATGTTCTTCTGGAGGATGCGCAGCTCAGACGGGTCAACTGGATCATCCGCAATCACGGCCGGAACCCTCTGGATCACATCCACGGCCCCGGCCTGGCCCCCATCAGCCCTGAGCCGGTCAGCAGACAGGAACTGGCTGAAAAAGATTTACCCCCGGTCCAGAGCCGGTACTTCATCAATTCCGACCTCAAGCCCATTGGCTATTTCTATACCCTCATGTTCTGGAACGAACTGACCGGATCCGGACAGAACAATATCCTGGAGACCTTTCTCAAGGTCAGACCCTGGTGGGCTCTGCCCCTGACAATTCTGCCCCTGGCAGCAATCTGGAGCTTCAGATTGCTGGCTCCAAGATTACCTGCCCGCTTAGACACCCTGGCTGCTGTCCTGTTCACAGCCTTTACCACTGGATTTTCCACCATGGCTCTGCAGATGGCCTTGCTTTTTTCCTTTCAGAGCATATATGGTTTTATATATGAAACCGTTGGGCTGATCATGGGCCTGTTTATGCTGGGTCTGGCCCTGGGTGCGTGGACTACCCAGTCCCTGGCCGGCAGCAGGGCTGATTTGAGTACCCTGGCCCTGGTCCAGGTGCTCATGGCAGCTTGCGCAGGAGCTATGGCCCTAGTACTGCCCCAGGTTGCAGCCCTTGAGTTCCCGGTTCTGATTTTTGTTTTGTTCTCAGGCCTGACTTTTACTGCCGGGTTTATCAACGGGATCGACTTTCCATTAACTATGGCCTGCTACCAAAAACTGGGCCCAGGGGCTGAAAAATCAGCCGGTGCAGTTTATGGAACCGAACTGATGGGGGCCTGTACCGGGGCTGTCCTGGCCGGTGCAATTGTCATCCCTGTGCTGGGAGTTACTGCCTGTTGCCTGATGGCAGCTCTGGCAGGAGCTGCAGCATTTACCGCTCTTAAAATCTGCAGGAGGCCGGATGTCTGA
- a CDS encoding cobyric acid synthase — translation MAEQTNHPFRDPHGGNIYAAARAAGCSPDRIIDFSASINPLGPPTGTGKVLAQNFWKISHYPGPGSPGLVRAASRRFNLPRNMILAGNGATEIIDAAPRAFGAGRVVIPVPAYSGYAESARRNSLEIVQVFPSARKNDLFPQLEDLAAHLSAASLVYLGRPSNPTGHVMEKKELEKFISSHPQAFFIIDESFIDFTSSPTMAGSGLDNMVVVYSLTKFYALPGLRLGLAMGSPENIRKLARFISPWSVNVLAQEAGRVCLEDDDFASRSRVELARIKDEFIQNLEQIPWLRLYPGKANFILCQAVSSPLQIPELAARLLEKGILIRQAENFPGLDSTFFRLAVKTPEQNLRLCSILEGLAGKPRSKALKPRKTPALMVQGTSSGAGKSLLTAALGRLLVRQGVKVAPFKSQNMSLNSYVTIQGLEMGRAQVVQARACCLEPDVRMNPVLLKPNSDTGSQVIVLGKPVGNMNVDGYIRYKAGLFDQIKDVYDELAAEYDVMILEGAGSPAEINLKRHDLVNMNMALYARARVILVGDIDRGGVFASFVGTMELLEPWERELVTGLVINRFRGQKDLLQSAISYTETAVNCPVLGTIPYIQDLGLPEEDSVAFKNNRSGKSSARPDWVSIGIIDLPHISNFTDFDPLYLEPDTEITVIRRPEDFRDDLDAVILPGTKNVASDIRALVSSGLAGMISDSALHKNREVVGICGGLQILGLNINDPQGLESDHKTTQGLGLLGVETRVMPQKVLRQVCTHWTQGPVFPVQGYEIHHGRTRICSPVLEPIRRTHGDLLGVSHPHLNIWATYLHGIFDNDEFRRFWLDRIRKRKGLKPLERIQVHYQIDVCLDRLASIVEENMDLHQIYRILGI, via the coding sequence ATGGCTGAGCAGACCAACCATCCTTTCAGGGATCCACATGGCGGAAATATCTATGCTGCTGCCCGGGCTGCCGGATGCAGTCCGGACAGGATCATTGACTTTTCAGCCAGCATCAACCCCCTGGGGCCTCCGACCGGAACAGGCAAAGTATTGGCCCAGAACTTCTGGAAAATTTCCCATTATCCTGGCCCAGGCAGCCCCGGCCTTGTCAGGGCAGCTTCCAGGCGCTTCAATCTCCCCAGAAACATGATCCTGGCCGGAAACGGTGCCACAGAAATCATCGACGCCGCCCCCAGGGCCTTTGGGGCGGGCCGGGTTGTTATCCCTGTTCCGGCTTACAGCGGCTATGCAGAATCAGCCCGGCGAAACAGCCTGGAGATAGTACAGGTTTTTCCTTCTGCCCGGAAAAATGACCTCTTTCCCCAACTGGAGGATTTGGCTGCCCATCTGTCCGCTGCCTCCCTGGTCTATCTGGGCAGGCCCAGCAATCCCACCGGGCATGTCATGGAGAAAAAAGAACTTGAAAAATTCATCTCCAGCCACCCCCAGGCCTTTTTCATCATAGACGAGTCCTTTATTGATTTCACCTCCAGTCCAACCATGGCCGGGTCCGGGCTGGACAATATGGTGGTGGTTTATTCCCTGACCAAGTTTTACGCCCTTCCAGGCTTAAGACTGGGCCTGGCCATGGGCAGTCCGGAGAACATCCGGAAGCTGGCTCGGTTCATATCGCCCTGGTCGGTCAATGTCCTGGCCCAGGAAGCCGGCAGGGTCTGTCTGGAGGATGATGATTTTGCCTCCAGGTCCAGGGTAGAGCTGGCCCGGATCAAGGATGAATTCATCCAGAATCTGGAACAGATTCCCTGGCTCAGACTTTATCCGGGCAAGGCCAACTTCATCCTCTGCCAGGCAGTCAGCAGCCCCCTGCAAATTCCAGAACTGGCAGCCAGGCTTCTGGAAAAAGGGATCCTCATCAGGCAGGCTGAAAATTTTCCAGGCCTGGACAGCACCTTTTTTCGCCTGGCCGTTAAAACTCCGGAACAAAACCTCCGGCTCTGCTCCATCCTTGAGGGTCTGGCCGGGAAACCCCGATCCAAGGCATTAAAGCCCCGGAAAACCCCGGCCCTGATGGTCCAGGGAACGTCGTCCGGAGCCGGAAAAAGCCTGCTCACGGCTGCTTTGGGCCGGCTCCTTGTCCGCCAGGGGGTCAAAGTTGCCCCCTTCAAATCCCAGAACATGTCCCTTAATTCATATGTCACCATCCAGGGCCTGGAAATGGGCCGGGCCCAGGTGGTTCAGGCCAGGGCCTGCTGCCTGGAGCCGGATGTGCGCATGAACCCGGTCCTTCTTAAGCCCAATTCAGACACCGGTTCCCAGGTCATTGTCCTGGGAAAGCCGGTGGGCAACATGAATGTGGATGGGTATATCAGGTACAAGGCCGGACTGTTTGACCAAATCAAGGATGTCTACGACGAACTGGCAGCTGAATATGATGTGATGATCCTGGAGGGTGCCGGCAGCCCGGCTGAAATCAACCTGAAAAGACACGACCTGGTCAACATGAACATGGCCCTTTATGCCCGGGCCCGGGTGATCCTGGTGGGAGACATAGACCGGGGCGGGGTGTTTGCTTCATTTGTAGGCACCATGGAACTCCTGGAACCCTGGGAGAGAGAACTGGTGACCGGACTTGTCATTAACAGATTCAGGGGGCAGAAAGACCTTCTGCAAAGCGCCATCAGCTACACAGAAACTGCTGTGAATTGCCCGGTTCTGGGTACCATCCCCTATATTCAGGATCTGGGACTTCCTGAAGAGGATTCAGTTGCCTTTAAAAACAACCGGTCCGGAAAATCATCAGCCAGACCCGATTGGGTCAGCATCGGCATTATTGACCTGCCCCATATTTCCAATTTTACTGACTTCGACCCCCTGTACCTGGAACCAGACACAGAGATCACTGTAATCCGCAGGCCGGAAGACTTCAGGGATGACCTGGATGCCGTTATCCTGCCCGGTACCAAGAATGTGGCTTCAGATATCAGGGCCCTGGTCTCATCCGGACTGGCCGGCATGATTTCGGACTCAGCCCTGCACAAAAACAGGGAAGTGGTCGGGATCTGCGGAGGGCTGCAGATCCTGGGGCTGAACATAAATGACCCCCAGGGACTGGAGTCCGACCACAAGACCACCCAGGGTCTGGGGCTCCTGGGTGTTGAAACCCGGGTCATGCCCCAAAAGGTCCTGCGCCAGGTCTGCACCCACTGGACCCAAGGCCCGGTCTTTCCTGTCCAGGGCTATGAAATTCATCATGGCCGGACCCGGATCTGCAGTCCGGTGCTTGAACCAATCAGGCGGACCCACGGGGACCTGCTGGGTGTAAGCCATCCCCATCTGAACATCTGGGCGACTTACCTCCACGGGATATTTGATAATGATGAATTCAGAAGATTCTGGCTGGACCGGATCAGAAAAAGAAAAGGGCTCAAACCCCTGGAGCGGATCCAGGTCCACTACCAGATAGATGTCTGTCTGGACAGGCTGGCCTCCATTGTTGAGGAAAATATGGACCTGCATCAAATTTACCGGATTCTTGGCATCTAG